The following are encoded together in the Ovis aries strain OAR_USU_Benz2616 breed Rambouillet chromosome X, ARS-UI_Ramb_v3.0, whole genome shotgun sequence genome:
- the NUDT11 gene encoding diphosphoinositol polyphosphate phosphohydrolase 3-beta isoform X2 — protein MKCKPNQTRTYDPEGFKKRAACLCFRSEREDEVLLVSSSRYPDRWIVPGGGMEPEEEPGGAAVREVFEEAGVKGKLGRLLGIFEQNQDRKHRTYVYVLTVTEILEDWEDSVSIGRKREWFKVEDAIKVLQCHKPVHAEYLQKLKLGGSPTNGNSVAPSLPEGDP, from the exons ATGAAGTGCAAGCCGAACCAGACGCGGACCTACGACCCGGAGGGGTTCAAGAAGCGGGCGGCGTGCCTGTGCTTCCGGAGCGAGCGCGAGGACGAGGTGCTGTTAGTGAGTAGCAGTCGGTACCCGGACCGCTGGATCGTGCCGGGCGGGGGCATGGAGCCCGAGGAGGAGCCGGGCGGTGCGGCCGTCCGCGAGGTGTTCGAAGAAGCGGGAGTCAAGGGGAAGTTAGGCCGGCTCCTGGGCATTTTCGAGCAGAACCAAGATCGCAAGCACAGAACGTACGTGTATGTACTGACTGTCACTGAGATTCTGGAGGATTGGGAAGATTCGGTTAGCATTGGGAGGAAGCGAGAGTGGTTCAAAGTCGAAGATGCGATCAAGGTTCTCCAGTGCCACAAGCCCGTGCATGCCGAATATCTGCAAAAACTAAAGCTGGGCGGTTCCCCAACCAATGGAAACTCCGTGGCCCCGTCCCTGCCGGAGGGCGATCCCTA A
- the NUDT11 gene encoding diphosphoinositol polyphosphate phosphohydrolase 3-beta isoform X1 gives MKCKPNQTRTYDPEGFKKRAACLCFRSEREDEVLLVSSSRYPDRWIVPGGGMEPEEEPGGAAVREVFEEAGVKGKLGRLLGIFEQNQDRKHRTYVYVLTVTEILEDWEDSVSIGRKREWFKVEDAIKVLQCHKPVHAEYLQKLKLGGSPTNGNSVAPSLPEGDP, from the coding sequence ATGAAGTGCAAGCCGAACCAGACGCGGACCTACGACCCGGAGGGGTTCAAGAAGCGGGCGGCGTGCCTGTGCTTCCGGAGCGAGCGCGAGGACGAGGTGCTGTTAGTGAGTAGCAGTCGGTACCCGGACCGCTGGATCGTGCCGGGCGGGGGCATGGAGCCCGAGGAGGAGCCGGGCGGTGCGGCCGTCCGCGAGGTGTTCGAAGAAGCGGGAGTCAAGGGGAAGTTAGGCCGGCTCCTGGGCATTTTCGAGCAGAACCAAGATCGCAAGCACAGAACGTACGTGTATGTACTGACTGTCACTGAGATTCTGGAGGATTGGGAAGATTCGGTTAGCATTGGGAGGAAGCGAGAGTGGTTCAAAGTCGAAGATGCGATCAAGGTTCTCCAGTGCCACAAGCCCGTGCATGCCGAATATCTGCAAAAACTAAAGCTGGGCGGTTCCCCAACCAATGGAAACTCCGTGGCCCCGTCCCTGCCGGAGGGCGATCCCTAG